Genomic segment of Nostoc sp. TCL240-02:
GTTTAGAGGTAATCAGCCACAGCTTTTCTATTGGCGAACTAGTTGCTTTTAATTCCTATTTAGTATTTATCATCCAACCAATTTTTCAGACGACTTTTGCATTTCAATCTGTTGCTCAAGCATCAGCATCAGCCACTAGAGTTTATCAGGTGATAGATGCAGAAATTGCCATCAAGGAATCTCCCAATGCAGTCTTTTTGCACAGATGCGAAGGAAAAATTTCTTTTGAAAATGTTGATTTTCGCTACCCAGAAGTAAATGAAAATACCTTAAATAGTATTTCATTTGAAATCCAGCCAGGGCAAACAGTGGCAATTTTAGGTACGACGGGAGCAGGTAAAAGTACACTTGCTAAATTGATTCCACGTTTTTATGATGCAACAAATGGAATAGTAAAGGTTGATGGTTATGATGTCCGCTCTTTAAATTTAGTCAGTTTACGTTCTCACATTGGTTTGATTTCTCAAGAAGCAAGTTTATTTTCTGGAACAATTCGTGAAAATATCGCTTATGGAATACCAGATGCACCTCTTTCAAAGGTAATTGAAGCAGCTAAGTTTGCTCAAATTCACGATTTTATTATTAGCCTCCCTGATAGTTACGATACTGTTATCGGCGAACGAGGAATTGGCTTATCGGGAGGGCAAAAGCAAAGAATTACTATTGCTAGGATATTGCTAAATGATTACAAAATTCTGATTGTAGATGATAGTCTTTCTGCTGTTGATGCGAAGACAGGAGCATTAATTCAAGAAGCCTTCAAAGTTATGATGGAACAGCGTCAATTTACTATAATTTTTCTCACTCAACGGATTAATAATATGGTAAATAATGCTGACCAGATTTTCATAATTGATCGAGGTAAATTAGTTAAAACATCTTCCGGTGCAGAGCTAATTGAAAATGCCATCTTAAAAAACTAGTTATTTATAGAAATTCTAATTTTTGGATCTATAGAAAATTATTTATATCTCAAA
This window contains:
- a CDS encoding ABC transporter ATP-binding protein, translating into MKQKPDVPIEALKRILKMLLKYPVMVLAAIASLLMTTVANIAAPQIIRWGIDAGIAKNNLQVILTCGGLMVLVALIRGLFNFGQSFFSEIVSQSIAYDIRNKFFSQTQHLDLSYYDRTPTSQLLTRINNDIEQIRVFIGATLLQIFGAAIVLFSSATILLLMNWKLALIALAIIPTSFILLGGFFQKNTSLFTQAQRQLDDLNSILKENLLGVRAVKAFVRQQTEIKRYAVANENFRTTSIKTIYALRDTFPIIFLASNLLAVAIFGYGGLEVISHSFSIGELVAFNSYLVFIIQPIFQTTFAFQSVAQASASATRVYQVIDAEIAIKESPNAVFLHRCEGKISFENVDFRYPEVNENTLNSISFEIQPGQTVAILGTTGAGKSTLAKLIPRFYDATNGIVKVDGYDVRSLNLVSLRSHIGLISQEASLFSGTIRENIAYGIPDAPLSKVIEAAKFAQIHDFIISLPDSYDTVIGERGIGLSGGQKQRITIARILLNDYKILIVDDSLSAVDAKTGALIQEAFKVMMEQRQFTIIFLTQRINNMVNNADQIFIIDRGKLVKTSSGAELIENAILKN